Genomic DNA from Mus musculus strain C57BL/6J chromosome 11, GRCm38.p6 C57BL/6J:
aaagaagtGTGGAAGTCCTGTGAGTAGGGATCCATATGAGAACAGCAAACGTATAGACCCGAGCAGACAGACACAGGAGGCGAGGACGGCAGGAGAGGGTCCACAGAAAGCCGTAAGAGTTCTCCAGTCCACAGCAGCTTGAAGGGCCAGGTCCTTCAGACCATTACACTTTTAATCCAAGTGATCTTATGATCTTATATTATGACCTTAAATCTATCAGGATCACTACAAATGACCGGGGAAGACTTAGGCAGAGGTTGAAATCATGAGACAAATCACAAGCATttcataattaaaacaataaacagaAAAGCAGAGGTGGCAGCTTACATCAAGGTAGAGTTGTGGCGAAGATGTAAAATGTACTAGCTTGGATTTTTAAAGTAAGATGGACTGACTTAACTGGAAACAGGATTTAGGTGCAGAGTCGAAAGCTTGAGTCTGAAGTGCATATCAGACATCCAGTTGGCCATATTCTAGGGAGTTGGAGATAGGATTTTGGAGTAAGGGTCCAACAAGCCACAAATCTGGGAGGTTATCAGGATAGTGAGGTGGTAGTCTTCACACTGAAAAAGACCACATTCTACAAACTTCTTTCTAATCCTGCCCTTCCTTCTACTGCCTTCCTGTGCAGTTCTGAGGCCCACCTGATGGAAAGAGGACGGGGACTCAGGACTTTCATACCCATGAAGTTTTTCAGTGTTTCATGCTTAGAGCCCACAAAGCAGAAGCAGTTTCTAACTAAATTTCGCATTGAACCAGGTGTCCTTGTTTTCTCTGTACAACTtatcgtttatttatttatagagacAAGATCTGCTTGCTCGCAttgagacatttatttatttatttagacaaggTATATgtagccctgtcctggaacttgctatgtgaaCCAAGATGGCCCCGAACTCACACattctcctgtctttgcctcacaagggctggggttaaaggtgtagaCCACTATACCTATCTCCTATAAAAAAATTTTAGAAGTGCACTTCAGACAGATAAGCAACCAATTAATTTACAACTATGTACATGTTTTTTCCATAGGGAACTATGAGGACTTAGTGGCTAAAGTTGCTTGGAAAATTAAGGCACACAGACACTATGAACCTGGAGAATTGGGAAGTGCTCCAATAGAAGGCCCTAAAGAACACTTAGTCCTAACACCGGCATACATCTCTCCATAGATTTCTTGAATCTTTTTCCAGAAGATGCTAGGAGTAGCTACAGCTTAAgaaggctggagacatggctgctTGGGAAACAACTGTCGGTAGTTGGCAGTACTTCACCCCAAGGTTGTGCTTACAACTCCCTGGGCAGCAGACATCATGGATTTTGCTGCTTCTGGGAACCAGAGGTCCCTCCATTTCTGTGCTGGATCCCTTAGAGACAAAGAACTTCACTTCTTTCCCCAACCCATGTGGGACCGCCAGGGAGCCTAGAGGGTGGAAGCTTGACTTCTACTCCATGAAACAGCCGCAGGCTCCAAGGGAGCCTGGGTCGGGGCCGGTCCCGAAGGCGCGCGGGGCTCCGGTGTGGGCCAGGCGCGTAGCCAGGTCGCCAGGGAAGGGCTATCCGACGAAGGCCGGCTCAGCAGAGCGGTCGGTAGGCGTCCGCGAGGGGCGGGAGCAtctacctccttccttcctccccaaccCCATTCTCTCGCACTTGGTTTTGCCGGGGATCCTCCGCATTCCCCAACCACCAGCGGCCGCCCTcgcccttcttccctccccagccCGCCCCTGCCTCGGCAGCCCACCTTCGCCCGCTCCTGCGTCCTCGCCCTCGTCCCCGACCTCCCCTCGTGGGCCCCCGCGCCTCGGTCCCCTCCCCCTCGCGGCGGCAGCGGTAGCCGCGGCCCCTTTCACAATAGCGCTACCCGCCTCCCTCCTCTCCGCTCCCGGTTCGCTCCCGCCCGCTGCCCTCTCGGCGCATGCGCGCTCCGGTcggcggtggcggcggctgcggcggctccgttttttttaaagggaaacgcCGAGGAGTCGGGGGtgactgtgggggagggggacccGGCGGCGCGGAGAACCCCCGGGGGAGGCGGCAGACCCCCCCTCCCGGAGTAGGAGGGCTCTGGGCGGACCcgtccctcccaccccctcccgaGGAGGAGCAAGGGGGGGGAAATGGAGGCTCGGGGCGGCTGAGGCGAGCTCCGGGGCGGGGGGCCGGGGCGGGGAAGGGGGGGTGCGGGGTGGGGAGACGAGGCGGGCCCGGCCGGGCAGGGGGGGCCGAAGCGAGCTCCGGGGATGAGCTCGGGGGCGGCTGGGTGCGAGCTCCTGCCTCTGCGGCGAAGGCGACGGTGGCGGCAGCAGAGGCGGCGGCGAGGCCACCATGGGTCGGCGGCGGGCCTCAGCTGCGGCCTCCACTTCTCCGCTCGCCGGCGGGATGGCGCCCGGGCCTCGGAGAAGCCGCGTTAGCGGAGGCCTGCGGCTGCTCTGCTGAGCCGAGCCCGCcaaactcccctccccctcctccgtCCTCGACCCCCCGCACCTcgccccttccccaccccctcctccgtCTCGGTCCCCCGCGCTGCTCCGGACCACTATGACCATGAGATCCGCAGTGTTCAAGGCGGCCGCGGCCCCTGCCGGCGGCAACCCCGAGCAGCGACTGGACTACGAGCGGGCTGCGGCGCTGGGCGGGCCCGAGGACGAGTCCGGGGCGGCCGAAGCCCATTTCCTCCCCCGGCATCGTAAGCTCAAGGAGCCGGGGCCCCCGCTGGCCTCTTCCCAGGGCGGGAGCCCCTCGCCCTCTCCAGCCGGCTGCGGCGGCGGCAAGGGCCGGGGCTTGTTACTCCCAGCCGGGGCGGCCCccgggcagcaggaagagagctgGGGCGGTTCGGTGCCCTTGCCCTGTCCGCCCCCAGCTACTAAACAAGCCGGCATCGGCGGGGAGCCAGTCGCAGCCGGCGCTGGCTGCAGCCCCCGGCCCAAGTATCAGGCGGTGCTGCCCATTCAGACGGGCTCTATCGTGGTGGCGGCGGCCAAAGAGCCTACGCCCTGGGCTGGGGACAAGGGTGGGGCGGCTCCCCCAGCTGCCACCGCCTCGGACCCGGCGGGACCCCCACCACTACCTCTGCCCGGGCCACCACCCCTCGCGCCCACCGCCACTGCTGGGACCCTGGCGGCCAGTGAGGGCAGATGGAAGAGTATAAGGAAGAGCCCTCTCGGGGGTGGCGGCGGCTCGGGAGCCTCCAGTCAGGCCGCCTGCCTCAAACAGATCCTTCTGCTGCAATTGGACCTCAtcgaacagcagcagcagcagttgcaGGCCAAGGAGAAGGAGATAGAGGAGCTGAAGTCCGAGAGAGATACGGTACGGGAGGGGTTAATCTGCATTAGGGATGGAGAGCGAGCTCTGCGCATGCTCGGGGGAAGGGGGCTGTAGGAGGCAGAGGTCCCCGCTCGGTTAGGGTTAGAGGAAGTTGGCCACCAGCTAAAGAGTGCCTTAGATGTTGGGTCGTTAGGAGCCTGGCATCACTGACACGTTGGGTCGGAAGGAAGGGTTAAAGggcaacctgtgtgtgtgtggtggggggtgtTATGGGAGGCTTCGGTTGCCAAAGGGTTAATTTAAAACGACAGCCCCACACTTGTGGGAAAGACGTTTAGAGTGGGAAAGACCTGATTTACGAGGGGTTAAAAATGATAGGGTGGGGTGCAGATGTGGCTGTATGGCAGGGGTTGTATTCAAGCGCTGTTGCCTTAGCTGTGCATTGGAGAGGAGGCTATAACAGCTGTTGCCGTAACCACCGCTGTTGCATCTTTAGACAGGAGGGTTGTCATAGGTCTTTTGGTCGGTAGAGGGTAAAGATGGTGTACGTGGAATCCTGTTTTAGCTCTCCTAAATGAGAATCACTGCCTTTGATTTCAGAGAGTTTCTAGTAGAAAATCTGAGTTATAAAACACTACCCGCTGACCACGTCCCTTGACTAAGCTGGCAGATTTTGAGACATAAGCTTATTCGATGTATTCTGTAAACCCTTCCACCTCCCAGACCTGTTTTTGAATCTTGAGGTATTAGAAAAGTTGTTGGTTATTTCTTTGTACTCCTGGAAAGCATGACTCCATAGGCTTGCTTGCATGAGCAGCAGCCTTGGGCACACATGTTAAGCACACTCCCTCACACCTCAGGGCCGCTGGGGTGGTGGGTGCTACAGTGGTAACATACCTTTTAGACGCCTAAAAATAAACATGGCTTCTACAGTGCGCTCAGGccctgctcccccctccctccctcctggctcCTCTTACTCTGGGGCTTCACGCACCACAGGCTGAGCATGGGAGCAGAAGAGCTGTTCATTTTGTTTGCTTCCTAAATAAGTCGCCATCAGGCCTCTGTTTGATTGGAGAGTGCCTTCTGCAAGGTGGAACAGGAGCTGGGGCAGGTCTTGTTGAAATACCTCAGTGTTGCTTTGTGGAAGTAACTCAGCATGGAGTGGCACTGCTCAGCACTGTACTGCAGTCTACGGTGTGATGGCCCTGCCGTAAAAACACAACATATCCTTCCTTTCATGGGAAGGGGGTGGGAAGAGAAGGATCAgtaaaggagaagaaatgaagacTATGTCACCCACGAAACATGGCTAAGTAATGCTAAGGCTGTGAATCAGAACACAGGTGACACGAGTGGctggcagggggcggggggacaCTACTGCAGCTGGAGGGTTGTGCTGAGTTCTTGAGGTGATGCCTTCTTTGGCCTCCTTCATAGGCTTTTCAAGGTAGGAAAAAGTGGGGTGAGTTAATGCTAAGGCATTGGTCTGAGCTTGGCATTCACGGCTTCTGTCATGTACTACAGTCTTAGCCCTGCTTAGGCCTGCTCTTATTCTAGTCATTGTTTGGCCTCTGCTGAAGTCAATGCCATGGCAGTAAGAGAGCAGCAGTGACGTCACTCACTAACCAAGGCAAAACTCTTGTCTTGTGCTATAAGCAGCACAGTCACCTTTTTGTCAAAACTGAGTTAATACCAAGTTTCTGATGACAATAGACttccattttgtttgatttttgtggtTCTCTTTAATTAGAATGTAATTTTGATAAATATTTAGATAATATTTTCCCGTTATCTCCAACACAAAGCAGAATCTATATATGTCATGTGTGTTGGGATTATATTACTGGCGTCGATTATAATTCTTTTCAGTGTAGTATGTTTTAGAATTACTCCCTCAAATACGCAATCATAACATTTTGATGTGGTACTGCTATCCCTAGGGACGCTCTGTGAGCCCTTGATTCTTCTGCATTGTGCTGTTTAAACATTCCACTGTGTCTAGAGTTTTGGAGTGAACATAGAGCAGATAGAATTTGGACAACCGTAGGACACCTTAAAAGAACACAGggctgagaatgtagctcagtggtgctGATGCTTAGAGTGTTTGCCAGGCACGGTCAGGAGGCCCTGATTCCATCCCTAGCAGCACAGACGACGACCACGAACAGAAACAAGGTTAAATTGAGGGGGTCCCAGAAGACTTGGAGCCAAGTGGCAGAGGCCTTGCCATTAAAAGGCACTCCGCTCCTGCCCAGTGGGAAGGGCCTCCCTTCAGAAGGAAGAGCTTCAGGCTGCCCAGTGGGAAGGGCCTCCTTCAGAAGGAAGAGCTTCAGGCTGCCCTAGCTTCTTGCCATCCAGACCAACTCCTACAATTACAATTAGTTGTCTTTTGCCTTCATTGGGTTTAAGGGAAGCTATTCAGATTCGTGCCTGCCAGTTCAGAGTAAAAGTTGAATTGGTAGGGACCATAGCGGCACGCAGAAGATCGCTGATTCCTAAATGGGGCTAAGTACCGGCGTTTAACTTTGGTGTGTAAGTCTGTACCTTGTCACTTCCCTCCAGCTCCTTGCTCGGATTGAACGTATGGAAAGGCGGATGCAGCTGGTGAAGAGGGATAACGAGAAGGAAAGGCACAAGCTGCTCCAGGGCTATGAAcctgaagagagagaggaagcagagttGTCTGAGAAAATTAAATTGGAGCGCCAGCCGGAGCTTTGCGAGACCTCCCAGGCTCTGCCTTCCAAGCCTTTCTCATGTGGCCGGAGTGGAAAGGGACACAAAAGGTGTGCTGGTCACTTTATTCTGTTACTGAAAAACGATGAGGAGCTGCTAATGGTGATGGAATATGAGCTTGGGGTTCGTGGATTGGCATTATAGCAACCATACCCTGAATTGAGAAGTCTGTTATTCTAGGGGCATGGTGGCTTAcccctgtaatcacagcacttaggaTGCTAAGGCAAGAGATctgttgtgagttcaaggtcagcctggcagTAGGGAACCTGTTTTTTACAAACAAAAAGCTTCCAGGTTTCTGTGTTGAGAAATGGTCTTGAACCATTTTCTTGGTCACAGTACTAAGTACTCGGGTGCCAGCTCACTCCCCAGAGGCCTGCTCTGTATACTTTGAAGCCTGACCCTTGCTGCCCATGGCTTCCAAACGAACAGTAGATATTTAGGTACCTGGATACCTCTCTTGCCCTCAAATATATTCAaatcaaattttatttgaaatcaattaattttttgtttttgttttgtttttcgagaccgggtttctctgtagaccaggctggcctcgaactcagaaatctgcctggctctgcctccctagtgctgggattaaaggcgtgtgccaccactgcctggccctgaaatcaattaatttttataacattttttttcctacctaATAGGAAAACCCCATttggaaatacagaaagaaagactCCTGTTAAAAAGCTGGCTCCTGAATtttcaaaagtcaaaacaaaaactCCTAAGCACTCTCCCATTAAAGAGGAACCCTGTGGTTCCATATCAGAAACTGTTTGTAAACGTGAATTGAGGAGCCAAGAAACCCCAGAAAAGCCCCGGTCTTCAGTGGATACCCCACCAAGACTCTCGACTCCCCAAAAGGGACCCAGCACCCACCCCAAGGAGAAAGCCTTCTCAAGTGAGATGGAAGATTTGCCGTACCTTTCCACCACAGAAATGTATTTGTGTCGTTGGCACCAGCCTCCCCCATCACCGTTACCATTACGGGAATCCTCTCCAAAGAAGGAGGAGACTGTAGCAAGTAAGGCATAGAGAACACTTGCTCTTTACCTAGTGGTGGCGGTCACGCTAACACGTGTGAAAGGCCtttggcattttttaaaaagtgcaatCAATAAAGCAGAGTTCTGTCAAGAATGAGTAAGTTAACAGCCAGAGACAGACACTGTGCAGGCATTGCAAATAGATGGAATTACAGCAAAATGTGCTCAATGTATGTGTCTGCTCACAACACTGGGAGATGTGTTTGCCAGTAAGTTGCTCATCACAAGAGCACCAGACTTGGGGGGTGTAATCTCCGGCAACTTGCATGCCCTCTGAAAGAAGGGTTTTCTGTGCTGTGAAATGCATAGAACTTACACTTTGCCGTGCACGACTGTTCCTGCAATTGATATTGTGTGAAACCTGGGAGGGTGGTCTTTGGGTGTTCTCAGGGGCCAATGGTAATTTTTGGTTGGGGAGCCAGCTTGGGGTGGGGAGTTTCACCTGGGCCTCCGCTCTCTAACTACATAAACATttatctgtatctctctgtcccGGGCTGGGGGCAGGAGGAATCTGCCAAAGACCGACAGTCTTCCTTTACTGCACTTCACAAGGTTCTAAGATGTGGAGAGTTCACTTGGATTGCAGTAGCCCATTGGttgttcatatatttaaataaaatggtcTACAAACTATTTTTCAAACAATAAGGACTATCTTGGGATATCTGAGCTGcttggggagggtgtggggtgtggggacttggtctttattcttgtttatttcttaatGGCTTCCACAGAGATGATCCCCATCTTCCATTTGAACCAGTAACTATAATGTGTCTTCAAGTGTGTAATATTAGTCTGTGACAGTCATTGTGGGTACTCTTGGGTAATGGTGGGGAAAGCTTTCTTAGCTAGATCCTTAGACCTAAGTTTCTACTCCTGTGCCTTCCTCCAgcagggatggggatgggaatCCCTCACTGAGATGTGAGCATTC
This window encodes:
- the Msl1 gene encoding male-specific lethal 1 homolog isoform 1 (isoform 1 is encoded by transcript variant 1) codes for the protein MTMRSAVFKAAAAPAGGNPEQRLDYERAAALGGPEDESGAAEAHFLPRHRKLKEPGPPLASSQGGSPSPSPAGCGGGKGRGLLLPAGAAPGQQEESWGGSVPLPCPPPATKQAGIGGEPVAAGAGCSPRPKYQAVLPIQTGSIVVAAAKEPTPWAGDKGGAAPPAATASDPAGPPPLPLPGPPPLAPTATAGTLAASEGRWKSIRKSPLGGGGGSGASSQAACLKQILLLQLDLIEQQQQQLQAKEKEIEELKSERDTLLARIERMERRMQLVKRDNEKERHKLLQGYEPEEREEAELSEKIKLERQPELCETSQALPSKPFSCGRSGKGHKRKTPFGNTERKTPVKKLAPEFSKVKTKTPKHSPIKEEPCGSISETVCKRELRSQETPEKPRSSVDTPPRLSTPQKGPSTHPKEKAFSSEMEDLPYLSTTEMYLCRWHQPPPSPLPLRESSPKKEETVARCLMPSSVAGETSVLAVPSWRDHSVEPLRDPNPSDILENLDDSVFSKRHAKLELDEKRRKRWDIQRIREQRILQRLQLRMYKKKGIQESEPEVTSFFPEPDDVESLLITPFLPVVAFGRPLPKLAPQNFELPWLDERSRCRLEIQKKHTPHRTCRK
- the Msl1 gene encoding male-specific lethal 1 homolog isoform 2 (isoform 2 is encoded by transcript variant 2), with product MTMRSAVFKAAAAPAGGNPEQRLDYERAAALGGPEDESGAAEAHFLPRHRKLKEPGPPLASSQGGSPSPSPAGCGGGKGRGLLLPAGAAPGQQEESWGGSVPLPCPPPATKQAGIGGEPVAAGAGCSPRPKYQAVLPIQTGSIVVAAAKEPTPWAGDKGGAAPPAATASDPAGPPPLPLPGPPPLAPTATAGTLAASEGRWKSIRKSPLGGGGGSGASSQAACLKQILLLQLDLIEQQQQQLQAKEKEIEELKSERDTLLARIERMERRMQLVKRDNEKERHKLLQGYEPEEREEAELSEKIKLERQPELCETSQALPSKPFSCGRSGKGHKRKTPFGNTERKTPVKKLAPEFSKVKTKTPKHSPIKEEPCGSISETVCKRELRSQETPEKPRSSVDTPPRLSTPQKGPSTHPKEKAFSSEMEDLPYLSTTEMYLCRWHQPPPSPLPLRESSPKKEETVAIPSWRDHSVEPLRDPNPSDILENLDDSVFSKRHAKLELDEKRRKRWDIQRIREQRILQRLQLRMYKKKGIQESEPEVTSFFPEPDDVESLLITPFLPVVAFGRPLPKLAPQNFELPWLDERSRCRLEIQKKHTPHRTCRK
- the Msl1 gene encoding male-specific lethal 1 homolog isoform 3 (isoform 3 is encoded by transcript variant 3); amino-acid sequence: MTMRSAVFKAAAAPAGGNPEQRLDYERAAALGGPEDESGAAEAHFLPRHRKLKEPGPPLASSQGGSPSPSPAGCGGGKGRGLLLPAGAAPGQQEESWGGSVPLPCPPPATKQAGIGGEPVAAGAGCSPRPKYQAVLPIQTGSIVVAAAKEPTPWAGDKGGAAPPAATASDPAGPPPLPLPGPPPLAPTATAGTLAASEGRWKSIRKSPLGGGGGSGASSQAACLKQILLLQLDLIEQQQQQLQAKEKEIEELKSERDTLLARIERMERRMQLVKRDNEKERHKLLQGYEPEEREEAELSEKIKLERQPELCETSQALPSKPFSCGRSGKGHKRKTPFGNTERKTPVKKLAPEFSKVKTKTPKHSPIKEEPCGSISETVCKRELRSQETPEKPRSSVDTPPRLSTPQKGPSTHPKEKAFSSEMEDLPYLSTTEMYLCRWHQPPPSPLPLRESSPKKEETVASKA
- the Msl1 gene encoding male-specific lethal 1 homolog isoform 5 (isoform 5 is encoded by transcript variant 5) is translated as MLRVFARHGQEALIPSLAAQTTTTNRNKLLARIERMERRMQLVKRDNEKERHKLLQGYEPEEREEAELSEKIKLERQPELCETSQALPSKPFSCGRSGKGHKRKTPFGNTERKTPVKKLAPEFSKVKTKTPKHSPIKEEPCGSISETVCKRELRSQETPEKPRSSVDTPPRLSTPQKGPSTHPKEKAFSSEMEDLPYLSTTEMYLCRWHQPPPSPLPLRESSPKKEETVASKA
- the Msl1 gene encoding male-specific lethal 1 homolog isoform 4 (isoform 4 is encoded by transcript variant 4); amino-acid sequence: MLRVFARHGQEALIPSLAAQTTTTNRNKLLARIERMERRMQLVKRDNEKERHKLLQGYEPEEREEAELSEKIKLERQPELCETSQALPSKPFSCGRSGKGHKRKTPFGNTERKTPVKKLAPEFSKVKTKTPKHSPIKEEPCGSISETVCKRELRSQETPEKPRSSVDTPPRLSTPQKGPSTHPKEKAFSSEMEDLPYLSTTEMYLCRWHQPPPSPLPLRESSPKKEETVAIPSWRDHSVEPLRDPNPSDILENLDDSVFSKRHAKLELDEKRRKRWDIQRIREQRILQRLQLRMYKKKGIQESEPEVTSFFPEPDDVESLLITPFLPVVAFGRPLPKLAPQNFELPWLDERSRCRLEIQKKHTPHRTCRK
- the Msl1 gene encoding male-specific lethal 1 homolog isoform X1, with translation MLRVFARHGQEALIPSLAAQTTTTNRNKLLARIERMERRMQLVKRDNEKERHKLLQGYEPEEREEAELSEKIKLERQPELCETSQALPSKPFSCGRSGKGHKRKTPFGNTERKTPVKKLAPEFSKVKTKTPKHSPIKEEPCGSISETVCKRELRSQETPEKPRSSVDTPPRLSTPQKGPSTHPKEKAFSSEMEDLPYLSTTEMYLCRWHQPPPSPLPLRESSPKKEETVARCLMPSSVAGETSVLAVPSWRDHSVEPLRDPNPSDILENLDDSVFSKRHAKLELDEKRRKRWDIQRIREQRILQRLQLRMYKKKGIQESEPEVTSFFPEPDDVESLLITPFLPVVAFGRPLPKLAPQNFELPWLDERSRCRLEIQKKHTPHRTCRK